One stretch of Streptomyces sp. NBC_01363 DNA includes these proteins:
- the thrS gene encoding threonine--tRNA ligase, whose protein sequence is MSDVRVIIQRDSEREERVVTTGTTAAELFPGERTVVAARVAGELKDLAYAVADGEVVEPVEISSEDGLNILRHSTAHVMAQAVQQLFPEAKLGIGPPVKDGFYYDFDVEKPFTPEDLKAIEKKMQEIQKRGQKFSRRVVTDEAAREELADEPYKLELIGIKGSASTDDGADVEVGGGELTIYDNLDPKTGDLCWKDLCRGPHLPTTRFIPAFKLMRNAAAYWRGSEKNPMLQRIYGTAWPSKDELKAHLEFLEEAAKRDHRKLGNELDLFSFPDEIGPGLAVFHPKGGIIRRAMEDYSRRRHEEEGYEFVYSPHATKGKLFEKSGHLDWYADGMYPPMQLDDGVDYYLKPMNCPMHNLIFDARGRSYRELPLRLFEFGTVYRYEKSGVVHGLTRSRGFTQDDAHIYCTKEQMAEELDRTLTFVLNLLRDYGLTDFYLELSTKDPEKFVGSDEIWEEATETLRQVAEKQGLPLVPDPGGAAFYGPKISVQCKDAIGRTWQMSTVQLDFNLPERFDLEYTGPDGTKQRPVMIHRALFGSIERFFAVLLEHYAGAFPVWLAPVQAVGIPIGDAHIPYLQEFAAKARKKGLRVEVDASSDRMQKKIRNQQKAKVPFMIIAGDEDMANGAVSFRYRDGSQENGIPVEDAIAKIQKVVEDRVQV, encoded by the coding sequence GTGTCAGACGTCCGTGTGATCATCCAACGCGATTCCGAGCGGGAAGAGCGCGTGGTGACGACGGGCACTACGGCAGCCGAGCTCTTCCCCGGTGAGCGCACCGTCGTCGCCGCCCGGGTCGCCGGTGAGCTGAAGGACCTCGCGTACGCCGTCGCCGACGGCGAGGTCGTCGAGCCCGTCGAGATCTCCTCCGAGGACGGCCTGAACATCCTGCGGCACTCCACCGCGCACGTGATGGCGCAGGCCGTGCAGCAGCTCTTCCCCGAGGCCAAGCTGGGCATCGGTCCGCCGGTCAAGGACGGCTTCTACTACGACTTCGACGTCGAGAAGCCGTTCACTCCCGAGGACCTCAAGGCCATCGAGAAGAAGATGCAGGAGATCCAGAAGCGGGGGCAGAAGTTCTCCCGCCGCGTCGTGACGGACGAGGCCGCCCGCGAGGAGCTGGCCGACGAGCCGTACAAGCTGGAGCTCATCGGCATCAAGGGCTCCGCGTCCACGGACGACGGCGCGGACGTCGAGGTGGGCGGCGGCGAGCTGACCATCTACGACAACCTCGACCCGAAGACCGGCGACCTGTGCTGGAAGGACCTCTGCCGGGGCCCGCACCTGCCGACCACCCGGTTCATCCCGGCGTTCAAGCTGATGCGCAACGCCGCGGCGTACTGGCGGGGCAGCGAGAAGAACCCGATGCTCCAGCGCATCTACGGCACCGCCTGGCCCAGCAAGGACGAGCTGAAGGCGCACCTGGAGTTCCTGGAGGAGGCCGCCAAGCGCGACCACCGCAAGCTCGGCAACGAGCTGGACCTCTTCTCCTTCCCGGACGAGATCGGCCCCGGTCTCGCGGTCTTCCACCCCAAGGGCGGCATCATCCGCCGCGCCATGGAGGACTACTCGCGCCGGCGCCACGAGGAGGAGGGCTACGAGTTCGTCTACTCCCCGCACGCCACCAAGGGCAAGCTCTTCGAGAAGTCCGGCCACCTGGACTGGTACGCCGACGGCATGTACCCGCCCATGCAGCTCGACGACGGGGTGGACTACTACCTCAAGCCGATGAACTGCCCGATGCACAACCTGATCTTCGACGCGCGCGGACGTTCCTACCGTGAACTGCCGCTGCGCCTCTTCGAGTTCGGCACGGTGTACCGGTACGAGAAGTCCGGTGTGGTGCACGGCCTGACCCGCTCGCGCGGCTTCACGCAGGACGACGCGCACATCTACTGCACCAAGGAGCAGATGGCGGAGGAGCTCGACCGTACGCTCACCTTCGTCCTGAACCTGCTCCGCGACTACGGTCTGACCGACTTCTACCTGGAGCTCTCCACCAAGGATCCGGAGAAGTTCGTCGGCTCCGACGAGATCTGGGAAGAGGCCACCGAGACGCTGCGCCAGGTCGCCGAGAAGCAGGGCCTGCCGCTGGTCCCGGACCCGGGCGGCGCCGCGTTCTACGGCCCGAAGATCTCGGTGCAGTGCAAGGACGCCATCGGCCGCACCTGGCAGATGTCGACCGTGCAGCTCGACTTCAACCTCCCGGAGCGCTTCGACCTGGAGTACACCGGCCCGGACGGCACCAAGCAGCGCCCGGTCATGATCCACCGTGCCCTGTTCGGCTCCATCGAGCGCTTCTTCGCGGTGCTCCTGGAGCACTACGCGGGTGCGTTCCCGGTGTGGCTGGCGCCGGTCCAGGCGGTCGGCATCCCGATCGGCGACGCGCACATCCCGTACCTCCAGGAGTTCGCGGCCAAGGCCCGGAAGAAGGGGTTGCGGGTCGAGGTGGACGCCTCCTCGGACCGGATGCAGAAGAAGATCAGGAACCAGCAGAAGGCCAAGGTGCCCTTCATGATCATCGCGGGCGACGAGGACATGGCCAACGGCGCCGTCTCCTTCCGCTACCGCGACGGGTCGCAGGAGAACGGCATCCCTGTCGAGGACGCCATCGCCAAGATCCAGAAGGTCGTCGAGGACCGCGTCCAGGTCTGA
- a CDS encoding potassium channel family protein, giving the protein MSDQSAGSAPVRFRRWEQRTEVPLFGASLLFLLGYAVRVLAPEDAGTWRDLALALVGATWLVFAADYVVRLRLSGLGHRFVRVHWLDTVVLLLPLLRPLRLLRVYTAVQRRRERPRLSLYARVIAYAGATALLLGFSAALAVYHQEHTVPDASIRTFGDAVWWACATLTTVGYGDAVPVTPGGRVVAAGLMVCGLGLLGAVTGSFSSWLLQVFTREDEKRPPEGG; this is encoded by the coding sequence ATGAGCGACCAGTCCGCCGGCTCCGCCCCCGTTCGCTTCCGGCGCTGGGAGCAACGCACGGAAGTGCCGCTCTTCGGCGCCTCGCTGCTCTTCCTGCTCGGCTACGCGGTCCGCGTCCTCGCCCCCGAGGACGCCGGGACCTGGCGGGACCTCGCCCTCGCACTGGTCGGCGCCACCTGGCTGGTCTTCGCGGCGGACTACGTCGTACGGCTCCGGCTCAGCGGCCTCGGCCACCGCTTCGTCCGGGTGCACTGGCTGGACACGGTGGTGCTGCTGCTTCCGCTGCTGCGGCCGCTGCGCCTGCTCCGGGTCTACACCGCGGTCCAGCGGCGCCGGGAGCGACCGCGGCTGAGTCTGTACGCCCGCGTGATCGCCTACGCCGGGGCGACCGCCCTGCTGCTCGGCTTCTCCGCTGCGCTCGCCGTCTACCACCAGGAACATACGGTCCCGGACGCCTCGATCCGTACCTTCGGTGACGCGGTGTGGTGGGCGTGCGCGACGCTCACCACGGTGGGGTACGGGGACGCGGTGCCGGTCACGCCGGGCGGCCGGGTGGTCGCCGCGGGCCTGATGGTCTGCGGGCTGGGGCTGCTGGGGGCGGTGACGGGCTCGTTCTCGTCCTGGCTGTTGCAGGTGTTCACCCGGGAGGACGAGAAGAGGCCCCCGGAGGGCGGGTAG
- a CDS encoding HIT domain-containing protein, translated as MLIAMTSEPEQQIGVGTPDAFQRLWTPHRMAYIQGENKPTSPEAGDGCPFCGIPSNSDEDGLVVARGKHVYAVLNLYPYNGGHLMVVPYRHVADYTELDGPETMELADFTKRAMVALRTASGAHGFNIGMNQGSVAGAGIAAHLHQHLVPRWGGDTNFMPVVGHTKVLPQLLADTRKMLADAWPAG; from the coding sequence ATGCTGATCGCCATGACGAGTGAGCCGGAGCAGCAGATCGGAGTGGGGACGCCCGACGCGTTCCAGCGCCTGTGGACGCCCCACCGGATGGCGTACATCCAGGGCGAGAACAAGCCGACCAGTCCGGAGGCCGGCGACGGCTGTCCGTTCTGCGGGATCCCGTCGAATTCGGACGAGGACGGGCTCGTCGTCGCGCGTGGCAAGCATGTCTACGCCGTGCTGAATCTGTATCCGTACAACGGCGGGCATCTGATGGTGGTGCCGTACCGGCATGTCGCCGACTACACGGAGCTGGACGGCCCGGAGACCATGGAGCTGGCCGATTTCACCAAGCGGGCGATGGTGGCTCTGCGGACGGCGTCGGGGGCGCACGGATTCAACATCGGCATGAACCAGGGTTCGGTGGCGGGGGCCGGCATCGCCGCCCATCTGCACCAGCACCTGGTGCCGCGCTGGGGTGGCGACACCAACTTCATGCCGGTGGTCGGGCACACGAAGGTGCTGCCGCAGCTGCTCGCCGATACGCGCAAGATGCTGGCCGACGCCTGGCCGGCCGGCTGA
- a CDS encoding elongation factor G-like protein EF-G2, which produces MGDKAHAHTGAAGRAATADRPSSVRNVVLVGHSGSGKTTLVEALALTAGAVNRAGRVEDGATVSDYDEIEHRQQRSVQLSLVPVEWDGYRINLLDTPGYADFVGELRAGLRAADAALFVVSAAQEADAVAGATRAVWEECAAVGMPRAIVVTHLDTARTSFDEMTRICGEIFGGDDPDAVLPLYLPVLGPEGADGHAPLTGLTGLLTQRIFDYSSGERQENPPAETQRATLQEARNRLIEGIIAESEDETLMDRYLGGAEVDIKTLVDDLERAVARGAFHPVLTASPAAAGARQGIGTVELLDLITGGFPTPLERPLPGVTPLHGSSRPVLTCDPEGPLVAEVVKTASDPYVGRVSLVRVFSGTLRPDETVHVFGHGLTDPGHETRPFHEAEVRVGALSSPFGKQQRPLTACIAGDLACVAKLGSAETGDTLSDRDRPLLMDPWITPDPLLPLAIEAHSKADEDKLSQGLSRLVAEDPTMRLEQNQDTHQVVLWCLGEAHQDVALDRLRSRYGVQVDAVPHKVSLRETFATPSTGRGRHVKQSGGHGQYAICEIDVEPLPPGSGIEFVDKVVGGAIPRQFIPSVEKGVRAQAARGVAAGHPLVDVRITLRDGKSHSVDSSDAAFQTAGALALREAAADTRIQLLEPVAEIQILVPDDYVGPVMSDLSGRRGRVIGTEQSGPGRTLVRAEVPELEIGRYAVDLRSLSHGAGRFDRAYARHEAMPPQLAERLREQQENNPNDS; this is translated from the coding sequence ATGGGCGACAAGGCACACGCACACACCGGGGCCGCCGGCAGGGCAGCGACGGCCGACCGGCCCTCATCCGTACGGAATGTGGTGCTGGTCGGCCACAGCGGCTCCGGAAAGACCACGCTCGTCGAGGCCCTCGCACTGACCGCGGGTGCGGTCAACCGGGCCGGCCGGGTCGAGGACGGCGCGACCGTCTCCGACTACGACGAGATCGAGCACCGCCAGCAGCGTTCCGTACAGCTCTCCCTGGTCCCCGTCGAATGGGACGGGTACCGGATCAATCTGCTGGACACCCCCGGATACGCCGATTTCGTCGGGGAGCTCAGGGCCGGTCTGCGGGCCGCGGACGCGGCCCTGTTCGTCGTGTCCGCGGCCCAGGAGGCCGACGCGGTGGCGGGCGCCACCCGCGCCGTGTGGGAGGAGTGCGCGGCTGTCGGCATGCCGCGCGCCATCGTCGTCACCCACCTGGACACGGCACGCACCTCGTTCGACGAGATGACCCGGATCTGCGGCGAGATCTTCGGCGGCGACGACCCCGACGCCGTGCTCCCCCTCTACCTGCCCGTCCTCGGCCCCGAGGGCGCCGACGGACACGCCCCGCTCACCGGGCTCACCGGCCTCCTCACCCAGCGGATCTTCGACTATTCCTCGGGCGAGCGGCAGGAGAACCCGCCTGCGGAGACTCAGCGGGCGACGCTCCAGGAGGCCCGCAACCGGCTCATCGAGGGGATCATCGCCGAGAGCGAGGACGAGACCCTGATGGACCGCTACCTCGGCGGCGCCGAGGTCGATATCAAGACACTCGTCGACGATCTTGAGCGCGCCGTCGCCCGGGGCGCCTTCCACCCGGTCCTCACCGCGTCCCCCGCCGCCGCGGGTGCCCGCCAGGGCATCGGCACCGTGGAGCTGCTGGACCTGATCACCGGCGGCTTCCCGACCCCGCTGGAGCGCCCGCTCCCCGGCGTCACCCCTCTGCACGGGTCGTCGCGACCGGTCCTGACCTGCGACCCGGAGGGCCCGCTCGTCGCCGAGGTGGTCAAGACGGCTTCCGACCCGTACGTCGGCCGGGTCTCGCTCGTGCGCGTCTTCTCCGGCACCCTGCGTCCCGACGAGACCGTCCATGTGTTCGGCCACGGCCTCACCGACCCCGGCCACGAGACCCGCCCCTTCCACGAGGCCGAGGTACGTGTCGGCGCGCTCTCCTCCCCCTTCGGCAAGCAGCAGCGTCCCCTCACCGCGTGCATCGCGGGAGATCTGGCCTGCGTCGCCAAGCTGGGCAGCGCCGAGACCGGGGACACCCTGTCCGACCGGGACCGACCACTGCTGATGGACCCCTGGATCACCCCGGACCCCCTGCTGCCGCTCGCCATCGAGGCACACAGCAAGGCAGACGAGGACAAGCTCTCCCAGGGACTCTCCCGGCTGGTCGCCGAGGACCCGACCATGCGCCTCGAACAGAATCAGGACACCCACCAGGTGGTCCTGTGGTGCCTGGGCGAGGCCCACCAGGACGTGGCACTGGACCGGCTGCGCAGCCGCTACGGCGTCCAGGTCGATGCCGTACCGCACAAGGTGTCGCTCCGCGAGACCTTTGCCACGCCGTCCACCGGGCGTGGCCGGCATGTGAAACAGTCCGGCGGCCACGGCCAGTACGCCATCTGCGAGATCGACGTGGAGCCGCTGCCTCCGGGCTCGGGCATCGAATTCGTCGACAAGGTGGTCGGCGGAGCGATACCCCGCCAGTTCATCCCGTCCGTAGAGAAGGGTGTGCGTGCCCAGGCCGCCCGCGGGGTCGCGGCCGGCCACCCGCTCGTCGACGTGCGCATCACCCTGCGGGACGGCAAGTCCCACTCGGTGGACTCCTCCGACGCCGCGTTCCAGACCGCGGGCGCGCTGGCCCTGCGCGAAGCCGCCGCGGACACCCGCATCCAGCTCCTCGAACCCGTCGCCGAGATCCAGATCCTGGTCCCCGACGACTATGTCGGGCCGGTGATGAGCGATCTGTCCGGGCGACGCGGCAGAGTGATCGGAACCGAGCAGTCCGGCCCCGGCCGCACCCTCGTGCGGGCCGAGGTGCCCGAACTGGAGATCGGCAGATACGCGGTCGACCTGCGCTCCCTCTCCCATGGCGCCGGTCGCTTCGACCGGGCGTACGCCCGGCACGAAGCCATGCCCCCGCAGCTCGCCGAACGTCTCCGGGAGCAGCAGGAGAACAATCCGAACGACTCATGA
- the pgsA gene encoding phosphatidylinositol phosphate synthase, translated as MLNKYARAFFTRVLTPFAALLLRLGVSPDAVTLIGTAGVMAGALVFFPMGEFFWGTIVITIFVFSDLVDGNMARQAGISSRWGAFLDSTLDRVADGAIFGGFALWYAGKGDDNVLCAVAIFCLASGQVVSYTKARGESIGLPVAVNGLVERAERLVISLVAAGLAGLHKFGVPGIQILLPIALWIVAVGSLITLVQRVVTVRRESAEADAAEAAAARPGSGTAQ; from the coding sequence ATGCTGAACAAGTACGCGCGTGCATTTTTTACGCGTGTCCTCACACCGTTCGCCGCGCTGTTGCTCCGTCTCGGCGTGAGCCCTGACGCGGTCACTCTGATCGGTACGGCCGGGGTGATGGCAGGTGCGCTGGTCTTCTTCCCGATGGGGGAGTTCTTCTGGGGCACGATCGTCATCACGATCTTCGTCTTCTCCGACCTCGTCGACGGCAACATGGCCCGGCAGGCCGGTATCTCCAGCCGCTGGGGCGCGTTCCTGGACTCGACCCTGGACCGGGTCGCCGACGGGGCGATCTTCGGAGGGTTCGCGCTCTGGTACGCGGGCAAGGGCGACGACAACGTGCTCTGCGCCGTCGCCATCTTCTGTCTGGCCAGCGGCCAGGTGGTCTCGTACACGAAGGCGCGCGGCGAGTCGATCGGGCTGCCGGTCGCGGTCAACGGTCTCGTGGAGCGCGCCGAGCGCCTGGTGATCTCGCTGGTCGCGGCCGGATTGGCCGGCCTGCACAAGTTCGGTGTCCCCGGGATCCAGATCCTGCTGCCGATCGCGCTGTGGATCGTCGCCGTGGGCAGCCTGATCACCCTCGTGCAGCGGGTCGTGACCGTGCGCCGCGAGTCCGCGGAGGCCGACGCGGCCGAGGCCGCCGCTGCCCGCCCGGGGAGCGGGACCGCACAGTGA
- a CDS encoding phosphatidylinositol mannoside acyltransferase: protein MSDDPGEARTGLRDRLTDGLYGLGWTAVKKLPEPVARALFRTIADQVWKRRGKSVLRLESNLARVVPGASPARLAELSKAGMRSYMRYWMESFRLPTWSPARIKASIEVADAHRLTDGLDTGRGVILALPHLGNWDLAGAWVTTDLKVPFTTVAERLKPETLYDRFVAYREGLGMEVLPHSGGAAFGTLARRLRAGGLICLVADRDLSASGVEVEFFGDTARMPAGPALLAQQTGALLLPVTLGYDETPVMKARIHPPVETPESGSRTEKTSLMTQALADAFAVGIADHPEDWHMLQRLWLADLETREDRT, encoded by the coding sequence GTGAGCGACGACCCCGGGGAGGCGCGGACCGGCCTGCGGGACCGGCTGACCGACGGGCTGTACGGACTCGGCTGGACCGCCGTCAAGAAGCTTCCCGAACCGGTCGCCCGAGCGCTCTTCCGCACCATCGCCGACCAGGTGTGGAAGCGGCGCGGCAAGAGCGTGCTGCGGCTGGAGTCGAATCTGGCACGGGTCGTACCCGGGGCGTCACCGGCCCGGCTGGCCGAGCTCTCCAAGGCCGGGATGCGCTCGTACATGCGCTACTGGATGGAGTCGTTCCGGCTGCCCACCTGGAGCCCGGCGCGGATCAAGGCGTCCATAGAGGTGGCCGACGCGCACCGGCTGACCGACGGCCTCGACACCGGCCGCGGTGTCATCCTCGCCCTGCCGCACCTGGGGAACTGGGACCTGGCGGGAGCCTGGGTCACCACCGATCTCAAGGTGCCCTTCACCACGGTCGCCGAGCGGCTCAAGCCCGAGACGCTGTACGACCGGTTCGTGGCCTACCGCGAGGGGCTCGGCATGGAGGTCCTGCCGCACAGCGGCGGCGCGGCCTTCGGCACCCTGGCGCGGCGGCTGCGCGCGGGCGGGCTGATCTGTCTGGTCGCCGACCGCGATCTGTCCGCCTCCGGTGTCGAGGTGGAATTCTTCGGCGACACCGCGAGGATGCCCGCCGGGCCCGCGCTGCTGGCGCAGCAGACCGGGGCGCTGCTGCTGCCCGTGACGCTCGGCTACGACGAGACGCCCGTGATGAAGGCACGCATCCATCCGCCGGTCGAGACGCCCGAGTCAGGCAGCCGCACGGAGAAGACGTCCTTGATGACACAGGCGCTGGCCGATGCCTTCGCCGTCGGGATCGCCGACCATCCGGAGGACTGGCACATGCTGCAACGGCTCTGGCTCGCCGATCTGGAGACCCGGGAGGACAGGACGTGA
- a CDS encoding glycosyltransferase family 4 protein has translation MKIGIVCPYSWDVPGGVQFHIRDLAEHLIRLGHQVSVLAPADDETPLPPYVVSAGRAVPVPYNGSVARLNFGFLSAARVRRWLHDGTFDVIHIHEPTSPSLGLLACWAAQGPIVATFHTSNPRSRAMIAAYPILQPALEKISARIAVSEYARRTLVEHLGGDAVVIPNGVDVGFFAAAEPRAEWQSGGGARSTVEGGGGRPEGGTIGFIGRIDEPRKGLPVLMRALPAILAARPDTRLLVAGRGDEEEAVASLPRAMRDRVEFLGMVSDEDKARLLRSVDVYVAPNTGGESFGIILVEALSAGAPVLASDLDAFAQVLDQGAAGELFANEDTDALASAAIRLLGDPERRAELRERGAAHVRRFDWSTVGADILAVYETVTDGAASVAADERTGLRARFGLARE, from the coding sequence GTGAAGATCGGCATCGTCTGCCCGTACTCCTGGGACGTACCGGGTGGTGTGCAGTTCCACATCCGTGACCTGGCCGAGCACCTGATCCGGCTGGGCCACCAGGTGTCGGTGCTGGCACCGGCCGACGACGAGACACCGCTGCCGCCGTACGTGGTGTCGGCGGGCCGTGCCGTGCCCGTCCCGTACAACGGCTCCGTCGCCCGGCTGAACTTCGGCTTCCTCTCGGCCGCCCGGGTGCGTCGCTGGCTGCACGACGGCACCTTCGACGTCATCCACATCCACGAGCCGACCTCGCCCTCGCTGGGGCTGCTCGCCTGCTGGGCCGCGCAGGGGCCGATCGTCGCCACGTTCCACACGTCCAACCCGCGCTCCCGGGCCATGATCGCGGCGTACCCGATCCTCCAGCCGGCGCTGGAGAAGATCAGCGCGCGCATCGCGGTGAGCGAGTACGCCCGCCGCACCCTGGTCGAGCACCTGGGCGGCGACGCGGTCGTCATCCCGAACGGGGTCGACGTCGGCTTCTTCGCCGCCGCCGAGCCCAGGGCCGAGTGGCAATCAGGAGGAGGGGCGCGAAGCACGGTCGAGGGCGGTGGTGGGAGACCGGAGGGCGGGACGATCGGCTTCATCGGTCGCATCGACGAGCCCCGCAAGGGCCTGCCCGTCCTGATGCGGGCGCTGCCCGCGATCCTCGCCGCCCGCCCGGACACCAGGCTGCTGGTCGCCGGCCGGGGCGACGAGGAGGAGGCCGTCGCCTCGCTGCCCAGGGCGATGCGCGACCGTGTCGAGTTCCTCGGCATGGTGAGCGACGAGGACAAGGCGCGGCTGCTTCGCAGCGTCGATGTGTATGTCGCGCCCAACACGGGCGGCGAGAGCTTCGGGATCATCCTGGTCGAGGCATTGTCGGCCGGCGCCCCGGTCCTCGCCAGCGATCTGGACGCCTTCGCACAGGTGCTGGACCAGGGTGCGGCGGGCGAACTCTTCGCCAACGAGGACACGGACGCGCTGGCCTCGGCGGCGATCCGGCTGCTCGGCGACCCGGAGCGGCGTGCGGAGCTGCGCGAGCGGGGCGCCGCGCATGTGCGGCGGTTCGACTGGTCGACGGTCGGGGCGGACATCCTCGCGGTGTACGAGACGGTGACGGACGGCGCGGCCTCGGTGGCGGCCGACGAACGCACGGGCCTGCGCGCGCGGTTCGGGCTGGCACGGGAGTAG
- the pdxS gene encoding pyridoxal 5'-phosphate synthase lyase subunit PdxS — MSTLPTTPQSADSPATGTARVKRGMAEQLKGGVIMDVVDAEQAKIAEDAGAVAVMALERVPADIRKDGGVARMSDPNMIEEIIEAVSIPVMAKSRIGHFVEAQVLQSLGVDYIDESEVLTPADEVNHSDKFAFTTPFVCGATNLGEALRRIAEGAAMIRSKGEAGTGNVVEAVRHLRQIKNEIARLRGYDNNELYAAAKELRAPYELVKEVAELGKLPVVLFSAGGVATPADAALMRQLGAEGVFVGSGIFKSGDPAKRAAAIVKATTFYDDPKIIADASRNLGEAMVGINCDTLPEAERYANRGW, encoded by the coding sequence ATGTCCACGCTTCCCACCACCCCGCAGTCCGCCGACTCCCCGGCCACCGGCACCGCGCGCGTCAAGCGCGGCATGGCCGAGCAGCTCAAGGGCGGCGTGATCATGGACGTCGTCGACGCCGAGCAGGCGAAGATCGCCGAGGACGCGGGCGCCGTGGCCGTCATGGCCCTGGAGCGGGTGCCGGCCGACATCCGCAAGGACGGCGGCGTGGCCCGGATGTCGGACCCGAACATGATCGAGGAGATCATCGAGGCCGTCTCCATTCCGGTGATGGCGAAGTCGCGTATCGGCCACTTCGTCGAGGCCCAGGTCCTGCAGTCCCTCGGAGTCGACTACATCGACGAGTCCGAGGTCCTCACCCCGGCCGACGAGGTCAACCACAGCGACAAGTTCGCCTTCACCACCCCGTTCGTCTGCGGTGCCACCAACCTGGGGGAGGCGCTGCGCCGGATCGCCGAGGGCGCGGCCATGATCCGCTCGAAGGGCGAGGCCGGCACCGGGAACGTCGTCGAGGCGGTCCGCCACCTGCGCCAGATCAAGAACGAGATCGCCCGCCTGCGCGGCTACGACAACAACGAGCTGTACGCCGCCGCCAAGGAGCTCCGCGCCCCGTACGAGCTGGTCAAGGAGGTCGCGGAGCTCGGCAAGCTGCCCGTCGTGCTGTTCTCCGCGGGCGGTGTCGCCACCCCCGCCGACGCCGCGCTGATGCGCCAGCTCGGCGCCGAGGGCGTCTTCGTCGGCTCCGGAATCTTCAAGTCCGGCGACCCGGCCAAGCGCGCCGCCGCGATCGTGAAGGCCACCACCTTCTACGACGACCCGAAGATCATCGCGGACGCTTCCCGGAACCTGGGCGAGGCCATGGTCGGCATCAACTGCGACACCCTGCCCGAGGCCGAGCGCTACGCCAACCGTGGCTGGTAA
- the pdxT gene encoding pyridoxal 5'-phosphate synthase glutaminase subunit PdxT — protein MSDTPVIGVLALQGDVREHLIALASADALARPVRRPEELAEVDGLVIPGGESTTMSKLASLFGMLEPLRERVRDGMPVYGTCAGMILLADKILDPRSGQETVGGIDMIVRRNAFGRQNESFEAAVEVAGIESGPVEGVFIRAPWVESVGAQAKVVAEHGGHIVAVRQGNALATSFHPELTGDHRVHALFVDMVRAVG, from the coding sequence ATGAGCGACACCCCTGTGATCGGAGTCCTGGCCCTCCAGGGCGACGTACGGGAACACCTGATCGCCCTGGCCTCGGCTGATGCCCTGGCCAGGCCGGTCCGGCGTCCCGAGGAACTCGCCGAGGTCGACGGCCTGGTCATTCCCGGTGGCGAGTCCACCACGATGTCCAAGCTGGCTTCCCTCTTCGGCATGCTGGAACCGCTGCGCGAGCGGGTGCGGGACGGAATGCCCGTCTACGGCACCTGCGCCGGAATGATTCTGCTCGCCGACAAGATCCTCGACCCGCGCTCGGGCCAGGAGACGGTCGGCGGGATCGACATGATCGTGCGCCGCAATGCCTTCGGGCGGCAGAACGAGTCCTTCGAGGCGGCCGTCGAGGTCGCCGGCATCGAGAGCGGCCCCGTGGAGGGCGTGTTCATCCGCGCCCCCTGGGTGGAGTCGGTCGGCGCGCAGGCCAAGGTCGTGGCGGAGCACGGCGGCCACATCGTCGCCGTACGTCAGGGAAACGCCCTGGCTACGTCGTTCCACCCGGAATTGACCGGAGACCATCGCGTTCACGCGCTGTTCGTGGACATGGTGCGCGCAGTCGGCTGA
- a CDS encoding YebC/PmpR family DNA-binding transcriptional regulator, giving the protein MSGHSKWATTKHKKAVIDAKRGKLFAKLIKNIEVAARTGGVDPEGNPTLVDAIQKAKKSSVPNKNIDSAVKRGGGLEAGGVDYQTIMYEGYGPNGVAVLIECLTDNRNRAASDVRVAMTRNGGSMADPGSVSYLFNRKGVVIVPKGELTEDDVLGAVLDAGAEEVNDLGDTYEVVSEATDMVAVRTALQEAGIDYDSAEANFLPTMQVELDEEGARKIFKLIDALEDSDDVQNVFANFDVSDEVMEKVDA; this is encoded by the coding sequence ATGTCCGGCCACTCTAAATGGGCTACGACGAAGCACAAGAAGGCCGTGATTGACGCCAAGCGCGGCAAGCTCTTCGCGAAGCTGATCAAGAACATCGAGGTCGCCGCCCGCACCGGAGGTGTGGACCCCGAGGGAAACCCGACCCTCGTGGACGCGATCCAGAAGGCGAAGAAGAGCTCCGTACCGAACAAGAACATCGACTCCGCGGTCAAGCGCGGTGGCGGTCTCGAAGCGGGCGGCGTCGACTACCAGACGATCATGTACGAGGGTTACGGTCCGAACGGTGTCGCGGTGCTCATCGAGTGCCTCACGGACAACCGCAACCGTGCCGCCTCCGACGTGCGTGTCGCGATGACCCGCAACGGGGGTTCGATGGCCGACCCCGGTTCGGTCTCGTACCTCTTCAACCGCAAGGGCGTCGTCATCGTCCCCAAGGGCGAGCTGACCGAGGACGACGTCCTGGGTGCCGTGCTCGACGCGGGTGCCGAGGAAGTGAACGACCTCGGTGACACCTACGAGGTCGTCAGCGAGGCCACCGACATGGTCGCGGTCCGCACCGCGCTCCAGGAGGCCGGCATCGACTACGACTCCGCCGAGGCCAACTTCCTGCCCACCATGCAGGTCGAGCTGGACGAGGAAGGCGCGCGCAAGATCTTCAAGCTGATCGACGCGCTGGAGGACAGCGACGACGTGCAGAACGTCTTCGCCAACTTCGACGTCTCGGACGAGGTCATGGAGAAGGTCGACGCCTGA